A genomic stretch from Streptosporangium album includes:
- a CDS encoding shikimate dehydrogenase yields the protein MRAAVLGSPIVHSLSPSLHRAAYEGMGLHDWRYEAIECDEAGLPGLIGGLGPGWAGLSLTMPLKRAVLPLLDTVSELALQVGGANTVVFSGGARHGENTDIHGIVAALAEAGVAPPRAATILGGGATAASALAALRELGLDEATLVVRDPARAGETAEVAERLGTALTVQTFDKLSLVLDVDLVVSTLPAGAADGLAGLVAGVPALFDVVYAPWPTRLASAVAERGGIVIGGFPMLLHQAVRQVEMMTGRTDVPVEAMRAAGKAEIVRRAAPES from the coding sequence ATGAGGGCGGCGGTGCTCGGGTCGCCCATCGTCCACTCGCTCTCGCCTTCCCTGCACCGCGCCGCCTACGAGGGCATGGGCCTGCACGACTGGCGCTATGAGGCGATCGAGTGCGATGAGGCCGGGCTGCCCGGCCTCATCGGCGGGCTCGGCCCCGGGTGGGCGGGACTGTCGCTCACCATGCCGCTCAAGCGGGCCGTACTCCCGCTGCTCGACACGGTCTCCGAGCTCGCGCTGCAGGTGGGCGGGGCCAACACCGTGGTCTTCTCCGGCGGTGCCCGCCACGGCGAGAACACCGACATCCACGGCATCGTCGCGGCACTCGCCGAGGCGGGCGTGGCCCCGCCCCGGGCCGCGACGATCCTCGGCGGAGGGGCGACGGCGGCCTCCGCACTGGCCGCCCTGCGCGAGCTGGGCCTGGACGAGGCGACCCTGGTGGTCCGCGACCCGGCCAGGGCAGGGGAGACCGCAGAGGTGGCGGAACGGCTCGGTACGGCCCTGACGGTGCAGACCTTCGACAAGCTCAGCCTCGTCCTGGACGTGGACCTGGTCGTCTCGACCCTGCCCGCCGGGGCCGCAGACGGTCTCGCCGGCCTGGTGGCCGGAGTGCCCGCGCTCTTCGACGTCGTCTACGCGCCGTGGCCCACCCGTCTGGCCTCGGCCGTGGCGGAGCGGGGCGGAATCGTCATCGGGGGTTTCCCCATGCTCCTGCACCAGGCGGTCCGGCAGGTCGAGATGATGACCGGCCGGACCGACGTGCCGGTGGAGGCGATGCGCGCGGCGGGCAAGGCCGAGATCGTCAGACGAGCCGCTCCGGAGAGCTGA
- the rpmI gene encoding 50S ribosomal protein L35, whose amino-acid sequence MPKMKTHSGAKKRFRLTGTGKIKRRRANRAHYNEWKSSTLTRRLKSEVVLSDADAKKIKKLLAK is encoded by the coding sequence ATGCCGAAGATGAAGACGCACAGCGGTGCGAAGAAGCGATTCCGGCTGACCGGCACGGGCAAGATCAAGCGCCGCCGCGCCAACCGCGCGCATTACAACGAGTGGAAGTCGTCCACCTTGACGCGTCGTCTCAAGTCCGAGGTCGTGCTCTCCGATGCCGACGCCAAGAAGATCAAGAAGCTGCTCGCTAAGTAA
- the infC gene encoding translation initiation factor IF-3 produces MWQPPAKTAADRNLGGPISAEPRINDRIRVPEVRLVGPNGEQVGIVSIGDALKLAQESDLDLVEVAATARPPVCKLMDYGKFKYESAMKAREARRNQAYTIIKEIKLRPKIDPHDYETKKGHVVRFLKAGDKVKVTIMFRGREQSRPELGFRLLQRLAEDVTELGFVESQPKQDGRNMIMVIGPHKKKAEAKAEKAAAKARRDDDPAEGQAPVVDEVAAPQE; encoded by the coding sequence ATGTGGCAGCCGCCCGCAAAGACGGCGGCGGATCGCAACCTAGGAGGCCCCATCAGCGCCGAGCCCCGCATCAACGACCGTATTCGCGTGCCCGAGGTCCGCCTCGTCGGCCCGAACGGCGAACAGGTTGGCATCGTCTCCATTGGTGATGCTCTGAAGCTGGCTCAGGAGTCCGACCTCGACCTCGTTGAGGTCGCGGCTACGGCTCGCCCGCCCGTGTGCAAGCTCATGGACTACGGCAAGTTCAAGTACGAGTCCGCGATGAAGGCACGTGAGGCGCGGCGAAACCAGGCGTACACGATCATCAAGGAGATCAAGCTCCGGCCGAAGATCGACCCGCACGACTACGAGACCAAGAAGGGTCACGTGGTGCGGTTCCTCAAGGCCGGGGACAAGGTCAAAGTCACGATCATGTTCCGTGGTCGGGAGCAGTCCCGGCCCGAGCTGGGTTTCCGGCTCCTGCAGCGCCTGGCCGAGGACGTCACGGAGCTTGGCTTCGTGGAGTCCCAGCCGAAGCAGGACGGCCGAAACATGATCATGGTGATCGGCCCGCACAAGAAGAAGGCTGAGGCCAAGGCCGAGAAGGCGGCGGCCAAGGCGCGGCGTGACGACGACCCTGCGGAGGGTCAGGCTCCCGTCGTTGACGAGGTGGCCGCTCCGCAGGAGTGA
- a CDS encoding PadR family transcriptional regulator has translation MSERSMQEPTFLILTALAARPQHGYGVITDVREISGGRVRLRAGTLYAALDRLQSEGLIASDREEVVDGRVRRYYRLTGDGATRLAAEAERLRRHAEAASTRLRARPAGGMLFGRDLAGGAA, from the coding sequence ATGAGCGAGCGATCAATGCAGGAGCCCACGTTCCTGATCCTCACCGCCCTGGCAGCCAGGCCCCAGCACGGCTACGGAGTGATCACCGATGTCCGGGAGATATCCGGCGGCCGGGTGCGCCTGCGGGCGGGCACCCTCTACGCCGCCCTCGACCGCCTCCAGTCCGAAGGACTCATCGCGAGTGACCGCGAGGAGGTGGTGGACGGCCGCGTCCGGCGCTACTACCGGCTGACCGGCGACGGGGCCACCCGCCTGGCCGCCGAGGCCGAACGGCTGCGCCGGCACGCCGAGGCGGCCTCCACCCGCCTGCGCGCCCGGCCCGCCGGTGGCATGCTGTTCGGCCGCGATCTGGCCGGAGGCGCGGCATGA
- the rplT gene encoding 50S ribosomal protein L20, whose amino-acid sequence MARVKRAINAKKKRKVVLERAKGYRGQRSRLYRKAKEQMLHSMTYAYRDRKDRKGTFRRLWIQRINAAARQNGITYNRLIQGLRLASIEVDRKILADLAVNDAATFATLVEAAKKALPADVNAPVAG is encoded by the coding sequence ATGGCACGCGTGAAGCGGGCGATCAACGCCAAGAAGAAGCGCAAGGTCGTTCTTGAGCGGGCGAAGGGCTACCGGGGGCAGCGGTCCAGGCTGTACCGCAAGGCCAAGGAGCAGATGCTCCACTCGATGACCTACGCCTACCGCGACCGTAAGGACCGCAAGGGCACCTTCCGCCGTCTCTGGATCCAGCGCATCAACGCCGCTGCTCGCCAGAACGGCATCACGTACAACCGGCTCATCCAGGGTCTGCGGCTCGCCTCCATCGAGGTCGACCGTAAGATCCTCGCCGACCTCGCGGTCAATGACGCCGCCACGTTCGCGACGCTGGTCGAGGCCGCCAAGAAGGCGCTCCCGGCCGACGTGAACGCGCCGGTCGCCGGCTGA